From the Oxalobacter vibrioformis genome, the window CGTAGTTATGCTTGTAGATACGCGTAATTTCTGCAGGATGGCCAATGGTTTTTAACAGATCGGTTCTTGTTGCCTTGCCCACTTCCAGTGTATTGAATTTTTCATCGGTTAATACCTGCTCCCATTTCACCAGGTGACCATTGGCATCCATTGTTGCAAAAAAGGCATACTGGGCCCAGTAGCCGCTGGCATATTCCATGAGGGTGATGTCACCTTCCTGATAGCGTGCGGTTGGCTGCCCGTGACGGGCAATCACTTCTGCTTCTGTTGAACCCGGCGGGAGCGGCGTTGCGTATTTATTGGCGCAGCCGGTTGCCAGCACAGCGGTTAAAAGCATCAGTGCATACAAGAATCCTCTCATGTCATTTTCTCCGCGTATTTTGGGCGTTAAAATCCGATGCCTATACCGATGCCGCCACCGCGGCCACCCCAACGGCCACCACCAACACCGATGCCCACGCCGGTTCGTCCCCACATCCCTCTGTCATCATCATATAGCGGATCGCGCCCGGTTTCCATTTTCTGAACGATGCCGTTGTCATCAAACATCACATGCATGACAGAATCCCAGACACCATCCTGCTTGTAGCGATAAGTCCAGACCTTGTAGTTGTTCATATGGATTTGAGAGGTTTCAGTTGGCCTGCCAACAGTTTTAAGGACATCATTGGCAGTGGATTTTCCAATAGTGAGCGTGCCGAATTTCGCGTCGGTGCGTACCTGTTCCCATGAAATCAGGCGTTTGTCCTTGTCCATCCTTGCCATATGGGTTTCCTGGCTCCAGTAACCGCCGGGATACTCCCACAGGGTGGTTTCGCCATCGGGGTAGGTTGCTGCGGGTTTGCCATAACGCTCAAGGATGGCCTGTTCCGGGGTGCCCGGATCCGGCGGCGGGGCGAACATGGCACATCCGGTCAGGCATAATGCCAAAAACAGGGTAAAAAAGAGCGCGATACGCTTCATTCTGTTCTCCTTGCAGATTATTTCTTCAAAATTTATCAAATTTCGTGGAAGGATATTTGTACAGAAACAGATTTTTACTTTATACTGCGCCATTGGCTGATTTTTGGCCAGTTTTTTGTTTGTAATCACGACACCTTGGGGTTCCGACTCCTGTTGTCGCATGTGAAAGGGTAGTATTATGGCTTTGGCAAAAGAAAGCAAGGCTGCTATTGTGGCGGAAAACGCTCGCAGCACGAACGATACGGGGTCTCCGGAAGTGCAGGTGGCGCTCCTGACCGCACGGATCAATGATCTCCAGGATCATTTCAGGGCACACAAGAAAGATCACCATTCCCGTCGCGGTCTCCTTATGATGGTTAACCGCCGCCGGGATCTGCTGAATTATCTGCGTAAAAAAGATGTCAATCGCTATCGTGAACTGATTGGCAAACTCGGATTGCGTAAATAATTGCGGATACGCTATCTACCGGTTGTATCTTGTTGTTAATGCCTGCGTCAGGTTTCTGTCGCGGGCATTTCGTTATGGAACAGTCAAACTGTTGTGTTGTGAAAAGGTCGTAAAGTAGACCGCAAGAGAGGAAAGCAGGAGCATGTTTACCCGCTTTCATGAATGAGGTGAACGGCAGCGCCTGAAACACTGCCGGTAAATTTGAAAGGAACAGAATGTTTAACAAAGTGAGCAAAACCTTCCAGTATGGTCAGCATACCGTGACGCTTGAAACCGGCGAAATTGCACGCCAGTCTTCCGGTGGGGTTCTGGTATCAATGGATGATACGGTTGTACTGGCAACGGTTGTTGCACGGGAAGAAGCCCGTCCGGGACAGGATTTTTTCCCGCTGACGGTGGATTACATCGAAAAGAGTTATGCTGCCGGCCGTATACCGGGCGGTTTTTTCAAACGTGAAGGCCGTCCTTCTGAAAAGGAAACCCTGACTTCCCGCCTGATTGACAGGCCGATCCGTCCGCTTTTTCCGGAAGGCTATCTCAATGAGGTGCAGGTCATTATCCATGTCCTGTCAGTCAACCCGGAAATTGACCCGGATATTCCCGCCATGATTGGCGCATCGGCTGCGCTTTGCGTATCCGGTATTCCATTCAACGGCCCGCTGGGCGCTGCTCGTGTGGGGTATGTGGATGGGCAGTATGTCCTGAACCCGACCTCCTCACAGTTGGCAGCATCCATGATGGATCTGGTGGTGGCCGGTACCGAACAGGCTGTGCTGATGGTCGAATCTGATGCACAGGAACTCTCTGAAGAAATCATGCTGGGGGGCGTGGTGTATGGTCACGAGCAGATGAAAGCCGTGATTGATGCGATTGACGAACTGGTTCGTGATGGCGGCAAGCCGGAAATCGAGTGGATAGCGCCAGCCAGCAAGGAAACGCTGGTTGCTGCTGTGACCCGTGTTGCCGAGCCGGTTTTACGTGAAGCTTACCAGATCCGCCAGAAGCAGGCCCGTACCAGCAAGCTGCGTCAGGCAACCGAAACGGTCAATGTGGCGCTGGCAACTGAAGCGGCGGCAAAGGGTGAGGATGCGCCTGATTCAACGGAAGTGGGCAATATCCTCTTTGACCTGGAAGCAAAGATTGTCCGTTCACAGATCCTAGAGGGAGAACCACGTATTGACGGTCGTGATACCCGTACGGTGCGCCCGATTGAAATCCGCACCAGCGTGTTGCCGAGAACCCATGGTTCGGCGCTGTTTACGCGCGGTGAAACCCAGGCGCTTGTTGTGGCAACGCTGGGTACTGCACGTGATAACCAGAAAATTGATGCACTGATGGGGGAATACAGCGATGCCTTCATGATGCACTACAACATGCCGCCGTTTGCTACCGGTGAAACCGGTCGTGTCGGTACGCCCAAACGCCGTGAAATCGGCCATGGTCGCCTGGCCAAGCG encodes:
- the pnp gene encoding polyribonucleotide nucleotidyltransferase produces the protein MFNKVSKTFQYGQHTVTLETGEIARQSSGGVLVSMDDTVVLATVVAREEARPGQDFFPLTVDYIEKSYAAGRIPGGFFKREGRPSEKETLTSRLIDRPIRPLFPEGYLNEVQVIIHVLSVNPEIDPDIPAMIGASAALCVSGIPFNGPLGAARVGYVDGQYVLNPTSSQLAASMMDLVVAGTEQAVLMVESDAQELSEEIMLGGVVYGHEQMKAVIDAIDELVRDGGKPEIEWIAPASKETLVAAVTRVAEPVLREAYQIRQKQARTSKLRQATETVNVALATEAAAKGEDAPDSTEVGNILFDLEAKIVRSQILEGEPRIDGRDTRTVRPIEIRTSVLPRTHGSALFTRGETQALVVATLGTARDNQKIDALMGEYSDAFMMHYNMPPFATGETGRVGTPKRREIGHGRLAKRGLAAILPSPDEFSYSIRLVSEITESNGSSSMASVCGGSLALMDAGVPIKKHVAGIAMGLIKEGGKFAVLTDILGDEDHLGDMDFKVAGTADGITALQMDIKIQGITKEIMQVALAQAKEGRMHILGKMQQAMPEFKTELSDFAPRLITIKINPEKIRDVIGKGGAVIRALTEETGTQIDISDEGVVTIASVDGAAGQEARRRIEELTASVEIGKIYDGTVLKLLDFGAIVQVLPGRDGLLHISQIATERVNAVTDYLQEGQQVRVKVLETDDRGRIKLSMKAAAEEAPAAE
- the bamE gene encoding outer membrane protein assembly factor BamE domain-containing protein — translated: MKRIALFFTLFLALCLTGCAMFAPPPDPGTPEQAILERYGKPAATYPDGETTLWEYPGGYWSQETHMARMDKDKRLISWEQVRTDAKFGTLTIGKSTANDVLKTVGRPTETSQIHMNNYKVWTYRYKQDGVWDSVMHVMFDDNGIVQKMETGRDPLYDDDRGMWGRTGVGIGVGGGRWGGRGGGIGIGIGF
- the rpsO gene encoding 30S ribosomal protein S15 gives rise to the protein MALAKESKAAIVAENARSTNDTGSPEVQVALLTARINDLQDHFRAHKKDHHSRRGLLMMVNRRRDLLNYLRKKDVNRYRELIGKLGLRK